A portion of the Eubacterium maltosivorans genome contains these proteins:
- the hprK gene encoding HPr(Ser) kinase/phosphatase encodes MNEESLGCMNLAEFCKDLNLEEIYSPVDEFDLYDSGLNRPGLQLHGYYEYFDAKRIQIIGKVETSYLLSLDPKLREKRIDDFFSYDFPCVIICWDLPEAEIFEAAAEKHGRILLRSKEKTSIFFYHLIDYIDRKTAPMISMHGVLVEVHGVGVLITGPSGIGKSETALELIKRGSTLIADDVVEVSNHQDRVLSGTAPEMLRYYMEVRGIGIIDVRTLYGAKAVKQSVEVDMVIKLENWDETSPYDRLGLDEETQDILGIEVPLVTIPVSGGRNLAVIIETAAINNRMKALGFRSAQIFCDKVAKHNEEVAEARKKQEEKEKQKALKEEQK; translated from the coding sequence ATGAACGAAGAATCTTTAGGATGTATGAATCTTGCGGAATTTTGTAAAGACCTGAATCTTGAGGAAATTTACAGTCCAGTCGACGAGTTTGATCTTTATGACAGCGGTCTGAACCGCCCGGGACTTCAGCTTCATGGCTATTATGAATATTTTGACGCCAAGCGTATCCAGATTATCGGGAAGGTTGAGACCTCCTATCTGCTGAGCCTCGACCCCAAGCTGCGTGAAAAACGAATTGATGACTTTTTCTCCTATGATTTTCCGTGTGTGATTATCTGCTGGGATCTGCCGGAGGCAGAGATTTTTGAGGCGGCAGCTGAAAAGCATGGGCGTATTCTGTTGAGAAGCAAAGAAAAGACATCCATTTTCTTTTACCATTTAATTGACTATATCGACCGTAAAACCGCACCGATGATCAGTATGCACGGCGTGCTGGTAGAGGTCCACGGCGTGGGCGTTCTGATTACAGGCCCAAGCGGCATTGGTAAGAGTGAGACAGCCCTGGAGCTTATTAAGCGGGGGAGCACCCTCATTGCCGACGACGTGGTAGAGGTCAGCAATCATCAGGACCGTGTGCTGAGCGGTACAGCACCTGAAATGCTGCGGTATTATATGGAAGTCCGCGGAATTGGTATTATCGACGTGAGAACCCTGTATGGCGCAAAAGCTGTTAAGCAGTCCGTGGAGGTGGATATGGTCATAAAGCTTGAAAACTGGGATGAAACCTCTCCCTATGACCGGCTTGGCCTGGATGAGGAGACACAGGATATTCTTGGAATCGAGGTGCCGCTGGTAACCATTCCGGTTTCAGGAGGACGGAACCTGGCGGTAATTATAGAGACAGCCGCGATCAACAACCGTATGAAGGCGTTGGGGTTCCGCTCAGCCCAGATCTTCTGCGACAAGGTCGCAAAGCACAACGAAGAGGTTGCGGAAGCGCGTAAAAAACAGGAAGAAAAAGAAAAGCAGAAAGCGCTTAAGGAGGAACAGAAGTGA
- the cls gene encoding cardiolipin synthase: protein MTFSFFTLASPFSVFVFIVNILFSFTIIFLERKTPQSTYAWLLFLWIIPVLGFVFYLFFSQNLTKRKIYRYNTPENEQYQLLLRRQKKALVDRQQIAKNKTIAKKYHYNIEYHLNVSHALYTDNNSIDIFTDGHEKFDALFEAIENARSTIHIEYYIIKYDTLGQKFMELLTKKAREGIEVRLLFDEMGGRYIPRSALKELESAGGQYGIFFPSRLRFINLRLNYRDHRKIVVIDGKTGFVGGFNVGDEYLGLKKKMGYWRDTHLKIEGYAAYELQMRFFLDWRTSGNKAKLNINSENIHRYFPYMENCEGSGIQIVSSGPDDPNQVIKQGFIRMITNAEKYILIQSPYFVTDESIMEALKIALLSGIDVRIMIPNKPDHIFIYWATLSYVGELIKYGARVYIYDNGFLHAKVLVVDDQIAAVGSCNFDIRSFSLNFETNAFIYDPEIAVKLRDIFYRDIEKSIYYDTMAYEKRSRAIKVKESISRLFAPLL from the coding sequence ATGACTTTTTCTTTTTTTACCCTTGCCAGCCCTTTCTCGGTTTTTGTGTTTATTGTTAATATTCTGTTCAGCTTCACGATCATTTTTCTGGAGCGCAAAACGCCGCAGAGCACCTATGCCTGGCTGTTGTTTCTTTGGATCATTCCAGTTTTGGGATTTGTCTTTTACCTCTTCTTTTCCCAAAATCTGACTAAGCGGAAAATCTACCGCTATAACACACCCGAAAATGAGCAGTATCAGCTTCTTCTTCGCCGCCAGAAAAAGGCGCTGGTAGACCGCCAGCAGATCGCCAAAAACAAAACCATTGCCAAAAAATACCATTACAATATTGAGTATCACCTCAATGTCAGCCACGCCCTCTACACCGACAATAACAGTATTGATATTTTTACCGACGGACACGAAAAATTCGACGCCCTGTTTGAAGCCATTGAAAATGCCCGTTCCACCATTCATATTGAATATTACATTATCAAATACGACACCCTCGGGCAGAAATTTATGGAGCTTCTCACTAAAAAAGCCCGCGAAGGTATCGAAGTGCGGCTTCTTTTCGATGAAATGGGGGGGCGCTATATTCCCAGGAGCGCTTTAAAGGAGCTGGAATCCGCCGGCGGGCAGTATGGCATTTTCTTCCCCTCCCGGCTTCGTTTTATCAACCTCCGCCTGAACTACCGCGATCACCGGAAAATTGTCGTCATCGATGGTAAAACCGGTTTTGTGGGCGGGTTTAACGTCGGCGACGAATACCTGGGGCTTAAGAAAAAAATGGGCTATTGGCGGGATACTCATCTGAAAATTGAAGGCTATGCTGCCTACGAGCTCCAGATGCGCTTTTTTCTTGACTGGCGTACCAGCGGCAACAAGGCTAAGCTCAATATTAATTCCGAGAACATTCACCGCTATTTTCCTTATATGGAAAACTGTGAGGGCTCAGGTATTCAGATCGTCTCAAGCGGTCCAGATGATCCCAACCAGGTTATCAAACAGGGCTTTATCCGCATGATCACCAATGCCGAAAAATACATTTTAATCCAGAGCCCTTATTTTGTCACAGACGAGAGTATTATGGAGGCTCTTAAAATCGCGCTGCTGTCCGGTATCGACGTGCGGATCATGATTCCCAACAAGCCCGACCATATTTTTATTTACTGGGCCACCCTCTCCTATGTCGGGGAACTCATAAAATATGGGGCCAGGGTTTACATTTATGACAATGGCTTTCTCCACGCCAAGGTGCTGGTCGTGGACGACCAGATCGCCGCTGTCGGCTCCTGTAATTTTGACATCCGGAGCTTCAGCCTCAATTTTGAAACCAATGCTTTTATCTACGACCCAGAAATCGCTGTAAAGCTACGCGATATCTTTTACAGAGATATTGAAAAATCCATTTACTACGACACAATGGCTTACGAAAAGCGCAGCCGTGCCATTAAAGTCAAGGAATCCATCTCGCGCCTTTTTGCGCCGCTGCTTTAA
- a CDS encoding AAA family ATPase codes for MAFNIAVAGKGGVGKTTFTGMLVSYLVEQGKGPILAVDADSNANLNEVLGEEVELTIGHIKEEVNHAEMDGNQLPPGMTKGDFLTLRLNQAVSEGKGYDLLVMGRSQGEGCYCFVNGLLKTQVGRLSENYNYVIMDNEAGMEHISRGTMGRMDILLLVSDCSRRGIQAVARIRDLAEELNLRIPVIKLIVNRAPNGELNEGTAEEIEKQGLDLLGVIPMDQQVFEYDAYGKPLVTLPEDSAARKAVREIIDKLEIK; via the coding sequence ATGGCTTTTAATATTGCAGTTGCCGGTAAGGGTGGTGTTGGAAAAACAACCTTTACGGGTATGCTGGTTTCATATCTGGTAGAACAGGGCAAGGGGCCAATTCTGGCAGTGGATGCTGATTCAAATGCAAACCTGAACGAGGTTTTGGGTGAAGAGGTTGAGCTGACCATCGGACATATCAAGGAAGAGGTCAACCATGCAGAGATGGACGGTAATCAGCTGCCGCCGGGAATGACCAAGGGTGATTTCCTGACCCTGCGTTTAAACCAGGCTGTTTCCGAAGGAAAAGGCTATGATCTTCTGGTCATGGGCCGCAGCCAGGGCGAAGGTTGCTATTGCTTTGTCAACGGCCTGTTAAAGACTCAGGTTGGCCGTTTATCTGAAAATTATAACTATGTCATCATGGATAACGAGGCAGGGATGGAGCACATTAGCCGCGGTACCATGGGAAGAATGGATATTTTACTTTTAGTCAGCGACTGCTCACGCCGTGGAATTCAGGCTGTCGCCCGAATCCGTGATCTGGCAGAGGAACTCAATTTGAGAATTCCGGTCATTAAGCTGATTGTCAACCGCGCGCCAAACGGGGAACTCAACGAGGGCACAGCGGAAGAAATTGAAAAACAGGGTCTGGACCTTCTGGGAGTTATCCCGATGGACCAGCAGGTATTCGAATATGACGCATACGGCAAGCCGCTTGTTACCCTTCCAGAGGATTCAGCAGCGCGTAAGGCTGTTCGTGAAATTATTGACAAGCTGGAAATCAAGTAG
- a CDS encoding cation:dicarboxylate symporter family transporter, whose product MSPIFSQFNDIMMEMTTMVMKVAPIGVFCLIAKTFAGNGGIT is encoded by the coding sequence TTGTCTCCAATTTTTTCCCAGTTTAACGATATAATGATGGAAATGACAACAATGGTCATGAAGGTAGCGCCGATTGGCGTTTTCTGCCTGATTGCCAAAACCTTTGCGGGAAATGGGGGTATCACGTAA
- a CDS encoding phosphatase has product MRNYVLDGHTHTLACGHAYCTLMELVEAASRRGLELFCLTEHGPEIPGSPGEMFFANYRIIPPVINNVKVLKGIESNIMDKDGAIDVPERIAGRLEIVSASLHEPCIRPGSKADNTSAVLGAINNPLVDFICHLGNPTYELDYEAILQEAKRKDTLIEINNGSFFIRHGSKPNCVAIAKRCKELDIPVILGTDTHFCTDIGYFPYADRALDEVGFPDELIINLDTRRLTDYLEAKGRKLFTDPRKEAEELF; this is encoded by the coding sequence GTGAGAAATTACGTACTGGACGGACACACACATACACTGGCCTGCGGCCATGCCTACTGCACATTGATGGAGCTGGTTGAAGCCGCGTCCAGAAGGGGGCTTGAGCTGTTCTGTCTGACAGAGCACGGTCCTGAAATTCCAGGATCTCCGGGTGAAATGTTTTTTGCCAACTACCGGATTATTCCGCCGGTGATCAATAACGTGAAGGTGCTGAAAGGCATAGAGTCTAACATCATGGATAAGGACGGCGCCATCGATGTGCCCGAGCGGATTGCGGGACGCCTTGAGATCGTCTCCGCGTCCCTGCACGAGCCCTGCATCAGGCCGGGTTCAAAGGCAGATAATACCTCCGCGGTTCTGGGCGCTATTAACAATCCGCTGGTCGATTTTATCTGTCATCTGGGCAACCCGACCTATGAGCTTGACTACGAGGCTATTCTGCAGGAAGCGAAGCGGAAGGATACCCTCATCGAGATCAATAACGGTTCCTTTTTTATAAGACATGGCTCTAAGCCAAACTGTGTGGCCATCGCAAAGCGCTGTAAGGAGCTGGATATTCCGGTTATTCTGGGAACCGACACGCATTTCTGCACCGATATCGGCTATTTCCCTTACGCTGACAGGGCGCTGGATGAGGTGGGATTTCCCGATGAGCTGATCATTAATCTGGACACCAGACGCCTGACTGATTATCTGGAGGCCAAGGGACGAAAGCTTTTTACTGATCCGAGAAAAGAAGCTGAAGAATTGTTTTAA
- a CDS encoding dicarboxylate/amino acid:cation symporter, giving the protein MGVSRKISSFTIPLGATINMDGTAIMQGVAVVFAAQAFGIPLGIPDYVTVIATATLASIGTAGVPGVGLITLSMVFNSVGLPIEGIALIMGIDRILDMARTAVNITGDAVCTTIVASQDKAVNRQVFYREK; this is encoded by the coding sequence ATGGGGGTATCACGTAAAATTTCATCCTTTACCATTCCGCTGGGAGCGACCATAAACATGGACGGTACAGCCATTATGCAGGGTGTAGCTGTTGTTTTCGCGGCCCAGGCCTTTGGGATTCCTCTGGGCATACCGGATTATGTGACTGTTATTGCGACAGCTACGCTTGCTTCTATCGGTACAGCAGGCGTGCCCGGGGTCGGACTGATAACCCTGTCCATGGTCTTTAATTCGGTTGGGCTTCCCATTGAGGGAATTGCCCTGATTATGGGGATCGATCGTATTCTGGATATGGCCAGAACCGCTGTTAATATCACAGGCGACGCGGTTTGCACGACCATTGTCGCGTCCCAAGACAAGGCGGTAAACCGCCAGGTGTTTTACCGCGAAAAATAA
- a CDS encoding DegV family protein, translated as MSIKILTDSACDMPAEELEKYDVELMPLYVIEGEKTYLDGIEITPEVLYSKMRRGVHYKTSQIPYADFVKRFTELAEASVPFMYLSFSSGLSGTYQAAMLAKRDVLEKYPDANIEVLDTKAVTGGLGLIVREVAEAAQNGASMEELVKLSCYYAAHIRHVFTVTDLEYLYRGGRLNKGTAIVGNMLKISPLLDVDENGELRQVDKARGEKKLLKKMVEYIEEKGDKLCEQTIYITHADNMPLAESFVKIASKHFKTDNFKIMPLAPIIGTHSGPGTLAVFFFDEVK; from the coding sequence ATGAGTATAAAAATATTAACCGATTCTGCCTGCGATATGCCGGCGGAAGAGCTGGAAAAGTATGATGTCGAGCTGATGCCTCTATACGTCATTGAGGGTGAAAAAACTTATCTGGACGGGATTGAGATTACCCCTGAGGTGCTTTACAGCAAAATGCGCCGGGGGGTCCATTACAAGACGTCGCAGATCCCCTATGCCGATTTTGTGAAGCGGTTTACCGAGCTGGCCGAGGCGTCAGTACCCTTTATGTACCTCAGCTTTTCGAGCGGTCTGTCAGGAACCTATCAGGCGGCCATGCTGGCCAAGCGGGACGTGCTTGAAAAATACCCCGACGCGAATATCGAAGTACTTGACACCAAAGCTGTGACGGGCGGCCTCGGCCTGATTGTGCGCGAGGTAGCCGAAGCGGCCCAGAACGGCGCCAGTATGGAAGAGCTGGTAAAGCTGAGCTGCTATTATGCTGCCCATATCCGCCACGTGTTCACCGTAACAGATCTGGAGTACCTGTACCGGGGTGGACGTCTGAATAAGGGAACGGCCATTGTCGGAAATATGCTTAAGATCAGCCCTTTGCTGGATGTAGACGAAAACGGCGAGCTCAGGCAAGTGGACAAGGCACGCGGGGAGAAAAAGCTGCTGAAAAAAATGGTGGAATACATTGAGGAAAAAGGCGATAAGCTGTGTGAACAGACCATTTATATCACCCATGCGGACAATATGCCCCTGGCTGAAAGCTTTGTGAAGATTGCCAGCAAGCATTTTAAGACAGACAACTTTAAAATCATGCCGCTTGCACCCATTATCGGCACCCACTCGGGGCCGGGAACACTGGCGGTATTTTTCTTCGATGAAGTGAAATAA
- a CDS encoding HAD hydrolase-like protein: MKEYTAIIFDLDGTLLDTSEGIYNAVRFTEKRMHFTPVDDATLPEYVGPPTLFSYKKHYDIDDDTAKKAVVHHRKYQSEQGVKEARPYDGMPDLLAMLRESGHKLGVATLKRQDITEATLAAASMLSCFDSVRGIDMAESLTKSDIVNLVLEDLGVKPEEAVLIGDSAYDAIGAGQSGVDFIGVEYGFGFKNAQEIEAYNPVFIAYFVDDLIQFFDHC, translated from the coding sequence ATGAAAGAATACACTGCGATTATTTTCGATTTGGACGGTACGCTGCTCGATACTTCTGAGGGTATCTACAATGCTGTCCGTTTCACTGAAAAACGGATGCACTTTACACCAGTCGACGATGCCACCCTTCCGGAGTATGTTGGACCGCCCACTCTTTTCTCTTATAAAAAGCACTACGACATCGACGATGATACCGCCAAAAAGGCTGTTGTCCACCATCGAAAATACCAGAGTGAGCAAGGCGTAAAGGAAGCCCGCCCGTATGACGGTATGCCTGATTTACTCGCAATGCTGAGGGAATCCGGTCATAAACTGGGGGTCGCTACCCTCAAACGTCAGGATATTACTGAGGCAACACTGGCCGCGGCCAGTATGCTTTCCTGTTTTGACTCTGTCAGAGGCATTGACATGGCTGAATCTCTGACCAAATCTGATATCGTCAATCTGGTTCTCGAGGACCTCGGTGTCAAACCAGAAGAGGCTGTTCTGATCGGTGACAGCGCCTATGACGCCATCGGCGCGGGGCAGAGCGGTGTAGATTTTATCGGCGTTGAGTATGGCTTTGGTTTTAAAAACGCTCAGGAAATTGAGGCCTACAACCCTGTTTTTATCGCCTATTTTGTCGATGATCTGATCCAGTTTTTCGACCATTGTTAG
- the pepT gene encoding peptidase T: MKTVVDRFLRYVQVDTESVPEADCFPSSEKQKNLAAILVEELKGMGVEDARMDGYGYVYATIPATTDKELPVIGLIAHMDTSSAVSGKDVTPRIVENYDGGDILLNETQNIVLKTEDYPEILNYKGQDIIVTDGTTLLGADDKAGVAEIMTLCDYLMHNPVDHGTIKIAFTPDEEVGRGVNYFDVEGFGAEFAYTVDGGELGELEYENFNAASLKLTVNGVSTHPGTAKNKMKNALLMGMEFQRMLPACETPEHTEGYEGFYHLDQFEGTVEKAEMIYIIRDHDRAKFEKRKERAVKICDYLNELYGVGSFEYVLSDSYYNMKEKIEPHIHLVRNVEKAMKDVGIEPKVTAIRGGTDGARLSYMGLPCPNICTGGHNFHGRFEYIPIQSMEKVVALLKRLVEIYS, translated from the coding sequence ATGAAAACAGTAGTAGACCGATTTTTAAGATATGTCCAGGTGGATACAGAGTCTGTGCCAGAAGCAGACTGCTTTCCGAGCAGCGAAAAGCAGAAGAATCTGGCCGCCATACTGGTTGAGGAGCTTAAGGGAATGGGCGTGGAGGATGCGCGTATGGATGGTTATGGCTATGTTTACGCAACCATCCCGGCAACAACCGATAAGGAGCTGCCGGTCATCGGACTGATCGCCCATATGGATACCTCCAGTGCAGTGAGCGGAAAAGATGTTACCCCCCGCATTGTCGAAAATTATGACGGAGGCGATATCTTATTGAATGAAACACAAAATATCGTCCTTAAGACAGAGGATTACCCAGAAATTTTGAATTACAAAGGCCAGGATATTATTGTGACAGACGGCACCACCCTTTTGGGGGCGGATGATAAGGCCGGCGTGGCGGAGATTATGACCCTGTGTGATTACCTTATGCACAACCCGGTAGACCACGGAACCATAAAAATAGCTTTTACACCGGACGAGGAGGTCGGACGGGGCGTTAACTATTTTGATGTGGAAGGCTTTGGTGCAGAATTTGCCTACACTGTGGACGGCGGCGAGCTGGGTGAGCTGGAATATGAGAATTTTAACGCAGCCAGTTTAAAATTAACTGTCAACGGCGTCAGCACGCATCCGGGAACAGCCAAAAACAAAATGAAAAATGCCCTGCTTATGGGAATGGAATTCCAGAGGATGCTGCCAGCCTGTGAAACGCCCGAGCACACAGAGGGCTATGAAGGCTTCTATCACCTGGATCAGTTTGAGGGGACAGTGGAGAAAGCTGAGATGATCTATATTATACGTGACCACGACCGGGCGAAATTTGAAAAACGCAAGGAACGGGCAGTAAAAATCTGCGATTATCTCAATGAGCTGTACGGTGTGGGGAGTTTTGAGTATGTCCTCTCAGATTCCTATTATAATATGAAAGAAAAAATTGAGCCGCATATTCATCTTGTCCGCAATGTTGAAAAAGCCATGAAGGACGTTGGCATAGAACCGAAGGTAACGGCCATAAGAGGCGGTACCGACGGCGCGCGCCTGTCCTATATGGGGCTGCCATGTCCGAATATCTGTACCGGCGGACATAATTTTCATGGGCGTTTTGAGTATATTCCGATTCAGTCTATGGAAAAGGTGGTTGCGCTTTTAAAACGACTGGTAGAAATCTACAGTTAA
- the prfA gene encoding peptide chain release factor 1 produces the protein MLEKLDFLSSKYQELNEKIADPDIIADQAQWQKLMKEHAHIEPIINRYNEYKKTLEGIDESKEMLSDKGIDKDFEEMCKAELEELTQRKAALEDELKVLLLPKDPNDDKNVIVEIRAGAGGSEAALFAGDLFRMFTRYAERQGWKSEIMNSNIPDIGGIKEITFSIEGRGAYSRLKYESGVHRVQRIPSTESGGRIHTSTATVAVLPEAEDVEIDINPNDLRIDVYRSSGNGGQCVNTTDSAVRITHEPTGMVVTCQDEKSQLKNKEKAMKVLKARLFEIEMQKQQSEIAENRKSQVGTGDRSERIRTYNFPQGRVTDHRIGMTVYQLEAFLDGEIDEMVDALITSDQAEKLKQQGE, from the coding sequence ATGTTAGAAAAGTTAGATTTTTTATCAAGTAAATATCAGGAACTCAATGAAAAAATAGCAGATCCCGATATTATTGCCGATCAGGCACAGTGGCAGAAGCTCATGAAGGAGCATGCCCATATCGAACCGATTATCAACCGTTATAACGAATATAAAAAGACCCTCGAGGGGATTGATGAAAGCAAGGAAATGCTGTCTGACAAAGGCATTGACAAGGATTTTGAAGAAATGTGCAAGGCTGAGCTGGAAGAACTGACCCAAAGAAAAGCAGCCCTTGAGGATGAACTGAAGGTTCTGCTGCTGCCGAAGGACCCTAACGACGACAAAAACGTAATTGTTGAGATCCGTGCGGGCGCAGGCGGAAGTGAGGCCGCTCTTTTTGCAGGTGATCTCTTCAGAATGTTCACCCGTTATGCGGAACGACAGGGCTGGAAATCAGAGATCATGAACTCCAATATTCCGGATATCGGTGGGATTAAGGAAATCACCTTTTCCATCGAAGGTCGCGGAGCCTACAGCCGCCTGAAATATGAAAGCGGGGTTCACCGCGTTCAGCGTATCCCGAGTACAGAATCCGGCGGACGAATTCATACATCTACCGCAACGGTTGCTGTGCTGCCGGAAGCAGAGGATGTGGAAATTGACATCAATCCGAATGATCTGAGAATCGACGTTTACCGTTCCTCCGGAAACGGCGGCCAGTGCGTAAACACCACCGACTCCGCGGTTCGGATTACTCACGAGCCCACAGGAATGGTCGTAACCTGCCAGGATGAAAAATCTCAGCTGAAAAATAAAGAAAAGGCCATGAAGGTTCTGAAGGCCCGCCTTTTTGAAATTGAAATGCAGAAACAGCAGAGTGAAATTGCTGAGAACCGTAAAAGCCAGGTGGGTACCGGTGACCGAAGTGAGCGTATCCGTACCTATAACTTTCCGCAGGGCCGTGTGACCGACCACCGTATCGGAATGACGGTTTATCAGCTGGAGGCTTTTCTGGACGGCGAAATTGACGAAATGGTCGACGCCCTGATTACCAGCGACCAGGCAGAAAAGCTGAAGCAGCAGGGAGAATAA
- the uvrC gene encoding excinuclease ABC subunit UvrC → MYDRNKLKDIPQNPGVYLMKNAAGDIIYVGKAINLRNRLRQYFQNSKNLTPKTVTLVSHICDIETIVVDSELEALILECNLIKEHRPKYNILLKDDKSYPYVKVTLEDEYPKVIMTREHKKDGGKYFGPFTSSFAVKKTIEAIGKLYPLRRCNRKVAFGEKNGRPCLNYYIGQCCAPCQGDVPKEEYMAYISDILSILNGKDKELVSTLEEKMSEAAQNMDYELATKLRDQIYGIQHIVEKQKIIVSNQQDQDIIAFAKDEDLACVQVFNVRDGKMLGRDHTFLEGVEESTPEDIMTTFVKQYYSSKPFIPREIILGAPLLKDEEETIAEWLAELRGAKVVLTRPQKGQKSKMTRMVEENAELTLKQYELEKRQKEEKKKSRLDAFKDLLRMDHTPEKIEAYDISNISGTDNVGGMVVFQGGKPDKKAYRRFKIKSVDGQNDYASMQEMIFRRIERGIKEQNEGKDPKKSSFLPFPDVFCIDGGKTHVDAVRSILQMYPDVHIEVCGMVKDDHHRIRGIIYKDEEYPLKKSTPLCTFLSDISEEVHRYALGYHQTLRKKGMLESRLEEIPGIGKKRRELLMRHYGSLNNLKKTTLDELKTLPGMSDKTAQAVFDYFNDDEHKTKSEEKRENK, encoded by the coding sequence ATGTACGATCGCAATAAACTAAAAGATATACCACAAAATCCCGGCGTTTATCTGATGAAAAATGCCGCGGGGGATATAATATATGTCGGAAAGGCTATCAATCTGAGAAACCGTCTCCGGCAGTATTTCCAAAACTCTAAGAACCTGACGCCGAAGACGGTCACTCTGGTATCTCATATCTGCGATATTGAGACCATCGTGGTGGACAGTGAGCTGGAAGCGCTGATTCTGGAGTGTAACCTGATCAAGGAGCACCGGCCAAAATATAATATTCTGCTAAAGGATGATAAAAGCTATCCCTACGTCAAGGTTACACTGGAGGATGAGTACCCCAAGGTCATTATGACCAGAGAACACAAAAAGGATGGCGGCAAGTATTTCGGCCCCTTTACCAGCAGTTTTGCGGTAAAGAAAACCATCGAAGCCATTGGAAAGCTGTACCCTCTTCGGCGCTGTAACCGCAAGGTAGCCTTTGGGGAAAAGAACGGACGGCCCTGTCTCAATTATTATATCGGGCAGTGCTGCGCGCCCTGTCAGGGCGATGTGCCAAAGGAAGAATATATGGCTTACATCAGCGATATCCTGTCCATCCTCAATGGAAAGGATAAAGAGCTGGTTTCAACTCTTGAGGAAAAGATGAGTGAGGCGGCCCAAAATATGGATTATGAGCTGGCCACTAAGCTGAGAGACCAGATTTACGGCATCCAGCATATTGTAGAAAAACAGAAAATTATCGTAAGCAACCAGCAGGACCAGGACATTATCGCGTTTGCAAAGGACGAAGACCTGGCCTGTGTTCAGGTCTTTAACGTTCGTGACGGAAAAATGCTGGGCAGGGACCATACTTTCCTCGAGGGGGTGGAGGAATCCACGCCGGAGGATATTATGACAACCTTTGTCAAGCAGTATTATTCCTCAAAACCGTTTATTCCCAGGGAAATTATTCTGGGTGCGCCGCTGCTCAAGGACGAAGAAGAGACCATCGCTGAGTGGCTGGCTGAGCTGCGCGGCGCAAAGGTGGTTCTCACACGGCCTCAGAAGGGCCAGAAGTCCAAAATGACACGGATGGTGGAGGAAAATGCAGAGCTTACCCTCAAGCAGTACGAGCTTGAAAAACGTCAGAAGGAGGAAAAGAAAAAAAGCCGCCTGGACGCTTTCAAGGACCTGCTCAGAATGGACCACACGCCTGAGAAAATTGAAGCCTATGATATCTCAAATATCAGCGGTACCGACAATGTAGGCGGTATGGTTGTCTTTCAGGGGGGGAAGCCAGACAAAAAAGCTTACCGCCGGTTTAAAATAAAATCAGTGGATGGGCAGAATGACTATGCCAGTATGCAGGAAATGATTTTCAGGCGTATCGAGCGCGGCATAAAGGAACAGAATGAGGGGAAAGACCCTAAAAAAAGCAGCTTTCTGCCCTTTCCGGATGTGTTTTGCATCGATGGCGGAAAGACCCATGTCGACGCAGTCCGGAGCATTTTACAGATGTACCCGGACGTTCATATTGAGGTCTGTGGTATGGTAAAGGACGATCACCACAGGATTCGCGGGATTATCTATAAGGATGAGGAGTATCCTCTGAAAAAATCCACACCGCTATGCACCTTTTTGAGTGATATCTCGGAGGAGGTTCACCGCTACGCCCTGGGCTACCACCAGACGCTGCGGAAAAAAGGAATGCTGGAATCCCGGCTGGAAGAAATCCCGGGAATTGGAAAGAAGCGCCGTGAGCTGCTTATGCGGCACTATGGCAGCCTTAATAATTTGAAGAAGACAACATTGGATGAGCTTAAAACCCTGCCAGGCATGAGTGATAAGACCGCTCAGGCAGTTTTTGACTATTTCAATGATGATGAGCATAAAACAAAATCTGAAGAAAAGAGAGAGAATAAATGA